A region of Bacteroidales bacterium DNA encodes the following proteins:
- a CDS encoding twin-arginine translocation signal domain-containing protein — MDQSRRDFIKKAAIGTAGITLGAHSLSASGMKRMQGANSRINFGVAGVNGRGKALIRAVAESENTSIGYICDVDMRAAEGAADMAEKLTGNKPEVIEDYRKMVERKDLDAVAIASPD, encoded by the coding sequence ATGGATCAATCAAGACGAGATTTTATAAAGAAAGCAGCTATAGGAACAGCGGGAATCACATTGGGAGCCCATAGTCTTAGTGCCTCGGGTATGAAAAGAATGCAGGGCGCCAATTCCAGGATAAATTTTGGTGTAGCCGGAGTCAATGGCAGGGGAAAAGCCCTTATCAGGGCTGTTGCCGAGTCAGAAAACACGTCTATTGGCTACATTTGTGATGTAGACATGCGAGCAGCCGAAGGAGCAGCGGACATGGCTGAAAAACTTACTGGCAATAAACCCGAAGTCATAGAAGATTACCGGAAAATGGTCGAAAGAAAGGACCTTGATGCTGTAGCTATTGCAAGTCCCGAC
- a CDS encoding DUF1080 domain-containing protein — MKNILKITGVAAVSIFFAISCTQTEPEWDRLYNEENLDQWVQLNGEANYSLEDGMIVGETVMNTPTSFLCTKEQYGDFILKVDFKVDDGLNSGIQIRSNSIPEYKDNRVHGYQVEIDPSDRAWSAGVYDEARRGWLYNLEDNPDAREAFKNEEWNTYRIEALGDTIQTWINGVPAANLVDNMTDEGFIGLQVHGIGDDEEKEGLKVRWRNFRFLTGEKARANNKTMDIPQKTNLFNQLTEEEKQEGWELLFNGENHEGWRGAHMDQFPERGWMTHNAALQVTAEGGGESQHGGDIVTEEEFSEFELKLDFKMSKGANSGIKYYVTEKAGDHEGSAFGLEYQILDDEGHPDANKGRNGNRTLASLYDMLPAKNKEPNPIGEWNHARIVSNDNHVEHWLNGKKVLEYERGSENFRKLVEMSKYSAPQYTAYGERFGEAEKGHILLQEHGHEVSFRNIKIKDLSGNN; from the coding sequence ATGAAAAACATTCTTAAAATTACTGGTGTAGCAGCGGTCTCTATTTTTTTTGCAATTTCGTGTACGCAAACGGAACCGGAATGGGACCGGCTTTACAATGAAGAAAATCTAGATCAATGGGTTCAACTGAATGGTGAAGCCAATTACTCATTAGAAGATGGGATGATCGTGGGTGAAACCGTTATGAATACCCCCACCAGCTTTCTATGCACCAAAGAGCAGTATGGCGATTTCATCCTCAAAGTTGATTTTAAAGTGGATGACGGCCTGAATTCAGGAATACAGATACGCAGCAACAGCATCCCGGAATACAAGGATAACCGGGTCCATGGGTACCAGGTTGAAATAGACCCTTCGGATCGTGCATGGAGCGCAGGGGTCTATGATGAAGCTCGTCGCGGTTGGTTATACAACCTGGAAGATAACCCCGACGCAAGAGAAGCTTTTAAAAACGAAGAATGGAATACCTACCGGATAGAGGCGCTGGGCGATACGATCCAGACCTGGATCAATGGAGTTCCTGCCGCTAACCTGGTAGATAACATGACCGACGAAGGATTTATCGGGCTTCAGGTACATGGCATAGGAGACGACGAGGAGAAAGAAGGACTGAAAGTAAGATGGCGCAATTTCAGGTTTTTGACCGGTGAAAAAGCCCGGGCAAACAATAAAACCATGGACATTCCACAGAAAACCAACTTGTTCAATCAACTCACCGAAGAAGAAAAACAAGAAGGCTGGGAGCTCCTCTTTAACGGAGAAAACCATGAAGGCTGGAGAGGCGCCCATATGGACCAATTCCCTGAAAGAGGCTGGATGACCCACAATGCTGCCCTCCAGGTTACAGCTGAAGGAGGAGGAGAATCCCAGCACGGGGGCGATATTGTTACAGAAGAAGAATTCAGCGAATTTGAGCTGAAGCTGGACTTTAAAATGTCAAAAGGTGCCAACAGCGGCATTAAATATTATGTGACGGAAAAAGCCGGAGATCATGAAGGATCTGCTTTTGGTCTGGAATACCAAATACTGGATGATGAAGGACATCCCGACGCCAACAAGGGAAGAAACGGCAACCGCACACTGGCTTCCCTTTACGATATGCTACCGGCTAAAAACAAGGAACCCAATCCTATCGGAGAATGGAATCATGCGCGCATCGTTTCAAATGACAACCATGTGGAACACTGGCTTAATGGCAAAAAAGTTCTTGAATACGAACGGGGCAGTGAAAATTTCAGAAAGCTGGTAGAAATGAGTAAATATTCAGCTCCACAATATACTGCTTACGGAGAACGGTTTGGAGAAGCAGAAAAAGGCCACATCCTCCTTCAGGAACACGGTCATGAGGTTTCATTCCGAAACATTAAAATCAAAGACCTATCCGGTAATAACTAA
- a CDS encoding glycoside hydrolase family 32 protein, which yields MNDPNGMVYYEGTYHLFFQHYPEAMKWGPMHWGHTTSEDLFHWKHRDIALYPDSLGYIFSGSAVVDKNNTTGFQSGEDKPLVAIFTHHNPDDGLQTQSIAYSTDAGETWTKYKGNPVIKNPGIRDFRDPKVFWHQKTSKWIMVLAAGDHVRFYSSPDLKDWTLESEFGKNVGAHGGVWECPDLFPLALDGNERNKKWVLLVSINPGAPNGGSGTQYFVGDFDGHRFVNESKNHQWIDYGTDNYAGVTWSNVPDREIFIGWMNNWTYADTIPTSTWRGSMTLPRKLTLSTVGGNPRLLSQPVKEICALKEEVFSLKDKKISKNSLNKTFPEIPLEESQLYFRMKAGDADNILIRFFNRRKEELVIDFDKQNEQISVDRRNAGIDNFHKAFPKILEAPFRQYSDSLNFKVFFDRSSMELFVNGGERVMTNRIFPSEPYTHLEVLTSSGEAHLGQLKIFEMESVWGKEELN from the coding sequence ATGAACGATCCCAACGGGATGGTTTATTATGAAGGGACATACCATCTTTTCTTTCAGCACTACCCGGAAGCAATGAAATGGGGGCCCATGCACTGGGGACACACCACAAGTGAAGATCTGTTTCATTGGAAACACAGGGATATAGCTCTTTATCCCGACAGTCTGGGATATATTTTTTCAGGCAGTGCTGTGGTTGACAAGAACAATACCACGGGGTTTCAGTCCGGAGAGGATAAGCCCCTTGTGGCCATTTTTACCCATCACAATCCGGACGATGGTCTGCAGACCCAAAGCATTGCATACAGTACAGATGCCGGCGAGACTTGGACTAAATACAAGGGCAATCCGGTAATTAAAAATCCGGGCATCAGGGATTTCCGGGATCCAAAGGTTTTCTGGCACCAGAAAACATCAAAATGGATCATGGTGCTGGCTGCAGGGGACCATGTCAGATTCTATTCATCGCCCGATCTTAAAGACTGGACCTTAGAAAGTGAGTTTGGGAAAAATGTTGGAGCTCATGGCGGCGTCTGGGAATGTCCCGACTTGTTTCCACTGGCATTGGATGGCAACGAGCGAAATAAGAAATGGGTGTTGCTGGTGAGCATCAATCCCGGTGCACCGAATGGCGGTTCGGGAACCCAATATTTTGTGGGTGATTTTGATGGTCATCGGTTTGTCAATGAATCAAAAAACCACCAGTGGATTGATTATGGCACTGATAATTACGCCGGAGTAACCTGGTCTAATGTGCCGGACCGGGAAATTTTTATCGGATGGATGAACAACTGGACCTATGCGGATACCATTCCCACCTCTACATGGCGGGGATCAATGACTCTTCCGAGGAAACTCACATTAAGTACTGTTGGCGGAAATCCCAGACTGCTCAGTCAGCCAGTAAAAGAGATTTGTGCTTTAAAAGAAGAAGTTTTTTCTTTAAAGGATAAGAAAATTTCAAAAAATTCTCTGAATAAGACCTTCCCGGAAATCCCGCTGGAAGAATCCCAGTTGTATTTCCGGATGAAGGCAGGAGATGCCGACAACATTCTCATCCGTTTTTTCAACCGTCGGAAAGAAGAGCTGGTCATTGACTTTGACAAACAAAATGAGCAGATCTCTGTTGATCGGAGAAATGCCGGTATCGATAATTTTCATAAGGCTTTCCCAAAGATACTGGAGGCACCGTTCAGGCAGTATTCTGATTCTTTAAACTTTAAAGTGTTTTTTGATAGGTCGTCAATGGAATTGTTTGTTAATGGAGGAGAACGCGTGATGACAAACCGGATTTTTCCTTCGGAGCCTTACACGCATCTGGAAGTGCTAACCTCATCCGGTGAAGCACATCTTGGACAATTGAAGATATTTGAAATGGAATCGGTATGGGGGAAAGAAGAGCTGAATTGA
- a CDS encoding sugar porter family MFS transporter produces MTKASRLLIRSAYVAALGGFLFGFDTAVISGAEKSIQEFWNLSGFWHGFTVAIALVGTVIGALTAGKPADRFGRRNALLAVGALYLISALGSALSNLWIPFMIYRFIGGLGVGASSVIGPMYIAEIAPPERRGKLVAMFQFNVVTGILVAYISNYIISLLAQTDAWRWMFGVEVIPAILFFGFLFGVPATPRWLILKGKSDKARDILKLFDISNIEKQVKIIEDSIYAERHVQSPRLFTKQLRVPVMLAILVAFFNQFSGINAIMYYAPRIFEVAGVARESALLQSVSIGLTNMIFTLIAINIIDRVGRKKLLLIGAAGLTVTLLMVTLDFLLAAEPGSVVLIGLIGFIAFFALSQGTVIWVYISEIFPNRVRAKGQTLGSFTHWAGAAIVSWIFPMFAEIGNTTSTGYAFLLFTVIMVIQFIVVYKFFPETKGKSLEQIQDDFGL; encoded by the coding sequence ATGACCAAAGCAAGCAGATTGTTAATACGCAGCGCCTATGTTGCAGCTCTGGGCGGTTTTCTTTTTGGCTTTGACACCGCAGTTATTTCGGGTGCCGAAAAATCAATACAGGAGTTCTGGAATCTGAGTGGTTTCTGGCACGGGTTTACTGTTGCCATAGCTTTGGTAGGAACGGTAATAGGGGCTTTGACAGCCGGAAAACCCGCTGATAGATTTGGCCGGCGGAATGCCTTGTTGGCAGTAGGGGCTCTGTATCTTATCTCAGCTCTGGGAAGTGCGCTTTCCAATTTATGGATTCCCTTTATGATCTATCGCTTTATTGGCGGTCTTGGTGTGGGCGCCTCCTCAGTGATCGGACCCATGTATATCGCTGAAATTGCTCCTCCCGAAAGAAGAGGCAAACTGGTGGCCATGTTTCAGTTCAATGTGGTCACAGGAATTCTGGTGGCTTATATTTCCAACTATATCATTTCTCTGCTGGCACAAACCGATGCCTGGCGATGGATGTTCGGTGTGGAGGTTATTCCGGCAATCCTGTTTTTTGGTTTTTTGTTCGGAGTTCCGGCTACTCCACGGTGGCTTATCCTTAAAGGCAAATCTGATAAAGCCCGTGATATACTAAAACTTTTCGATATATCGAATATTGAGAAACAGGTAAAAATCATAGAAGATTCCATTTACGCAGAAAGGCATGTACAATCACCCAGGCTCTTTACCAAACAACTGAGGGTTCCCGTTATGCTGGCCATTCTGGTTGCCTTTTTCAATCAGTTTTCCGGAATTAATGCCATAATGTATTATGCCCCGCGCATTTTTGAAGTGGCCGGAGTAGCCAGGGAGTCAGCCTTATTGCAATCGGTCTCTATTGGGCTCACCAACATGATTTTTACACTCATTGCCATCAACATCATCGACCGTGTAGGCCGTAAAAAATTGCTCTTGATAGGGGCCGCGGGGTTAACGGTTACCTTGCTGATGGTTACACTTGACTTTCTGTTGGCTGCCGAACCCGGTAGCGTAGTGCTCATTGGGTTGATCGGATTTATCGCCTTCTTTGCCCTGTCTCAGGGAACGGTGATATGGGTTTATATCTCTGAAATATTCCCCAATAGGGTGAGAGCGAAAGGTCAGACTCTTGGTAGCTTCACCCACTGGGCTGGTGCAGCGATCGTTTCATGGATTTTCCCTATGTTTGCTGAAATTGGCAATACCACATCAACGGGTTATGCTTTTCTGTTATTTACCGTGATCATGGTAATCCAGTTCATCGTGGTATATAAATTCTTCCCTGAAACAAAGGGCAAATCGCTGGAACAGATCCAGGATGACTTTGGGCTATAG
- a CDS encoding carbohydrate kinase: MDINSQILCFGEILWDVLPDKKVPGGAPMNVALHLKRLGMNVKFASRIGSDPLGKELKDYLDSIAFQEYLLQEDRNHPTGTVQVDLSDSNDPKYDIVFPSAWDYIEMTKELKQTAEGSELIVYGSLASRNEVSRKTLQEILDNHNTYNVLDINLRVPHYNKERTKILMNRADLVKMNEEELNILTNWFTDKGHDMEEADQVKLLSSTFDCPVVCVTKGGNGAAMLYEGNYYRHPGYQVEVADAVGSGDAFLAALLHGYLSKGLPEKMLDLACATGAFVASRSGGTPEYGLEEIEKIMRNIGGLS, translated from the coding sequence ATGGATATTAACAGTCAGATTTTGTGTTTCGGTGAGATTCTCTGGGACGTGCTTCCTGATAAAAAAGTTCCCGGCGGTGCTCCGATGAATGTTGCCCTTCATCTGAAAAGGCTGGGCATGAATGTAAAATTTGCAAGCAGAATCGGGAGTGATCCCCTGGGAAAGGAATTAAAAGATTATCTGGATTCAATTGCTTTTCAGGAATACCTGCTTCAGGAAGACCGTAACCACCCCACAGGAACCGTTCAGGTAGATCTCTCTGATTCGAATGATCCGAAGTATGATATTGTATTTCCCTCGGCATGGGATTATATAGAAATGACAAAGGAGTTGAAACAAACTGCTGAGGGATCGGAGCTTATTGTCTATGGTAGCCTGGCTTCCAGGAATGAAGTAAGTCGTAAAACCCTGCAGGAAATATTGGACAATCATAATACTTATAATGTGTTGGACATCAACCTTCGGGTACCCCATTATAACAAAGAGCGAACAAAAATTTTAATGAACAGGGCTGACCTGGTGAAGATGAACGAGGAAGAACTTAACATTCTTACGAACTGGTTTACTGATAAGGGGCATGACATGGAAGAGGCAGACCAGGTTAAATTGTTAAGTTCAACATTTGATTGTCCTGTGGTATGTGTTACCAAAGGAGGTAATGGAGCAGCTATGCTTTATGAAGGCAATTATTACCGGCATCCGGGTTATCAGGTTGAAGTGGCAGATGCGGTAGGTTCAGGAGATGCTTTTTTGGCTGCCTTGCTTCATGGATATCTTAGTAAGGGCTTACCTGAAAAAATGCTTGATCTCGCCTGTGCCACAGGTGCATTTGTGGCTTCCAGGTCGGGAGGTACTCCTGAGTATGGCCTGGAAGAGATTGAGAAGATCATGAGAAATATTGGGGGTTTGTCATGA